ACAAAAAGGGTTCAGAGGATGAAGATGGGAAGAAgagatggggaaggagagaaaagagatggAACTGGGGAGGGAGCATTGAGGGCCATGTTCTGGGGAGCAGAGtgagaaaagaaagcagagaaattGGGACAACAGGTGCTGGGGTGTTaccaggggtggagggaggggtgggaattCCTATGGGGTCCCTCCTGTGTGTGCCAGGCTGAGCTCATGGCTGTGGGGGGACACAGACGTGGGGCTAGCTGGGGCTCCACCTGCAGACACAGGACAAAGGAAAGCCAGGCCACATCCTGTAAAAGTCAAGTCCGCCTGGAGGACATGGGGTGAAGGCAGGAGGCCGGGCTGGAGCCCCAACGTGGAGCAAGAAGGCGGATAACCGGGGAGCCTGGACGGTCTGAAgcctggggatggggtggggctggatcTACGGGGCAGTGAGGGAGGGGCAAGGAAGGCAGCCCACGTTGGGGGAGATCACGGTGAAAAAGGTAGAGCTGGCAGAGGCTGGgaagcagccaggggcagggagaggcgtTTGAGAGAAAGGTCAGGAAGAGAGGCGCCTGGACCGGTCCTGGGGGACGAGGGCACCGTGGCCGGGGCAGCGGGACTCACCTCTGGTGATGGTGAGTTTGGTCCCTGGGATGGACTGCCACACCTTCTCGCCTTTGTTCCGTGTGGTCAACCGGACTCGGCAGAAGTAGCTACATTCATCCTCTCTCCGCAGGTTGGAGATCCGGAGGGAGCCGCTCCTCTGGCCCTTTGCCCAGTTCAGGGAGAGGcggtttttaaaatccttatggaTGAACGGTGAGGTGGTGAACGGCGGGGTTGTGTTGTAGATGAACTCTCCATGGAAGTCTTTCCATCTCCAGGATATACGCACGTTGGGGTCGCTGGCTAACTCCCAGGGGTAACAGAAGGAGAAGGGGATGTCGATGGAGCCACCCTCAGGGGCTGAGAGGTGCTCTGGTTGGTGGACTTCATAATTAAGGTTTGAAGTGCATTTTGCTGagccacctggaggagggagggagagggagggacttTGAAGCCACTTGGAGGGAGCGAGAAGATAACCCCGGACCATCTGGCACCCTCACCTACGGGCGGAAGTGTGGCAGAGAATAGGACTGGCCCTCTGGCTGGGCGCCCCCTCTCCAGGGCGGGTAGAAAGGCGGGTGAGGGATGTGGGGGACCCAGCACTGTGGGACCAGCCCAGCCCACTGCTGTGGCAGGTGGGAAGcctggctggccacagcccctccctggggctcccctggggccctggtcagagccAGGGGGTCCTGGCCACTCACCAGCCCGCAGAGCTGCTGgcggcagcaggggcag
This is a stretch of genomic DNA from Myotis daubentonii chromosome 4, mMyoDau2.1, whole genome shotgun sequence. It encodes these proteins:
- the LOC132233274 gene encoding paired immunoglobulin-like type 2 receptor beta isoform X3, with protein sequence MGLPLLLLLLLPLLPPAALRAGGSAKCTSNLNYEVHQPEHLSAPEGGSIDIPFSFCYPWELASDPNVRISWRWKDFHGEFIYNTTPPFTTSPFIHKDFKNRLSLNWAKGQRSGSLRISNLRREDECSYFCRVRLTTRNKGEKVWQSIPGTKLTITRATEKTTKDPTSNTSTTSTTSTTSTTTTTDGLGVLGDKWTSGSRPLTPGAIVGVALAGAVLIITILGLVVYLRCRRSRGLQTKCGKHDVQGGKKARAPDRGSFHNTEEKHENMGHKG